In one window of Cryptococcus neoformans var. neoformans B-3501A chromosome 11, whole genome shotgun sequence DNA:
- a CDS encoding hypothetical protein (Match to ESTs gb|CF190075.1|CF190075, gb|CF189281.1|CF189281; HMMPfam hit to Ribosomal_L36, Ribosomal protein L36, score: 62.6, E(): 1e-15), producing MLAILRRIPQLARAGPSNPTQRFCSTCPPRPLASTLRPSVPSLSTHLASRPTLASQATNVGRGNFQVRGMKVRSSVKKFCDGCLIVRRKGRIYVICSKNPKHKQRQG from the exons ATGctcgccatcctccgccGTATCCCACAGCTTGCAAGGGCTGGCCCTTCTAACCCTACACAACGATTCTGCTCCACCTGCCCGCCCCGACCCCTTGCCTCCACCCTCCGACCATCTGTCCCTTCATTATCCACCCATCTCGCCTCTCGACCTACTCTTGCGTCTCAGGCAACAAATGTCGGCAGGGGAAATTTTCAGGTCAGGGGTATGAAAGTGAGAAGTAGCGTGAAGAAGTTTTGTGATGGCTGTTTAATCGTtaggaggaaagggagaatATATGTCATCTGTTCAAAGAACCCCAAGCACAAGCAG CGACAAGGATAG